From Cellulomonas oligotrophica, a single genomic window includes:
- a CDS encoding MFS transporter: MTVDPAPAQALPRPYLVWLAGSTVGRLGDAVLGFALGWAAAGLGGTAAALVLTLGTLPRAALLVVGGAVADRVGARRLLLVGETALLVTTAVLGLALARFGAPPWLLLTGSLALGTATALCLPATGSMPRRLVDDDRLPRALALRQGVSQCVLMAAAPVGGVLVGATGLPAVAWGAAAALGVSVGALVAIRGTPGVGARSAPGARHDVLGGFRVVAGDPVLRAALLLTGAGAALLLPVPSLLVPLLGRAAGWGPGASGAVAGAVGVGVVGAALVAARRRSGLASAATGLTVSTAGALALAAAPALGGTGSGGAVVAVGGGLVLGVGNGVLVTRLAPVVLGSAPRTHLARVQAVVGLAQVLPVLVTTVALGALAERTSPDWALATTAAGLAVCAAWARSRVPARA; this comes from the coding sequence ATGACCGTCGACCCGGCACCCGCGCAGGCGCTCCCCCGTCCGTACCTCGTGTGGCTGGCGGGGTCGACCGTGGGGCGGCTCGGCGACGCGGTGCTGGGGTTCGCGCTCGGGTGGGCCGCCGCTGGGCTGGGCGGGACCGCCGCGGCGCTCGTGCTCACGCTCGGCACCCTGCCCCGTGCGGCCCTGCTGGTCGTCGGCGGCGCGGTCGCCGACCGGGTCGGGGCACGACGCCTCCTCCTCGTCGGCGAGACGGCGCTGCTCGTGACGACCGCCGTGCTCGGCCTCGCGCTGGCCCGGTTCGGTGCGCCGCCGTGGCTGCTGCTGACCGGGTCGCTGGCGCTCGGCACGGCGACGGCGCTGTGCCTGCCCGCGACGGGGTCGATGCCGCGACGACTGGTGGACGACGACCGGCTGCCCCGCGCGCTCGCCCTGCGCCAGGGCGTCAGCCAGTGCGTGCTGATGGCCGCGGCACCGGTCGGCGGCGTGCTCGTCGGCGCCACGGGCCTGCCCGCCGTCGCCTGGGGTGCGGCCGCGGCGCTCGGCGTGTCGGTCGGCGCGCTCGTCGCGATCCGCGGCACGCCCGGCGTCGGCGCCAGGTCGGCCCCGGGTGCGCGGCACGACGTGCTCGGCGGGTTCCGCGTCGTGGCCGGCGACCCGGTCCTGCGGGCGGCGCTCCTGCTCACCGGCGCCGGGGCGGCGCTGCTGCTGCCCGTCCCGTCGCTCCTCGTGCCGCTGCTCGGCCGGGCGGCGGGCTGGGGCCCGGGCGCGTCGGGGGCGGTCGCCGGCGCGGTGGGCGTCGGGGTCGTGGGTGCAGCGCTGGTCGCGGCCCGGCGCCGGTCCGGCCTGGCATCGGCCGCGACGGGGCTGACGGTCAGCACGGCGGGGGCGCTCGCGCTCGCCGCCGCGCCGGCGCTGGGCGGCACGGGGAGCGGCGGTGCCGTGGTCGCGGTCGGCGGGGGGCTCGTCCTCGGCGTCGGGAACGGGGTGCTCGTCACCCGCCTGGCACCGGTGGTCCTGGGGAGCGCGCCGCGCACGCACCTCGCCCGCGTGCAGGCGGTCGTCGGGCTCGCGCAGGTGCTGCCCGTGCTGGTGACGACGGTCGCCCTGGGGGCGCTGGCGGAGCGCACGTCCCCGGACTGGGCGCTCGCGACGACGGCCGCAGGGCTGGCGGTTTGCGCGGCGTGGGCGCGGAGCCGGGTGCCCGCGCGGGCTTGA